Genomic segment of Fervidobacterium gondwanense DSM 13020:
TATATACCCAACTTCTATTGGTTGGACCGGGTTTGATATGTCAAATATGCTCATCGTGCCATCCCAGTAGCTTGTTGTATAAGCATATTTGCCTAAAATTGCTATATTGGTTATTTGTTCATAAGTTTCGAAGTAATCAACAAATTCAGGTTGTGAAGGATCTGATATATCATATATAAAAACAGTTCCATCATCATTTACCACGTAAGCATAATCTCCTGAAACAGCTATATCGACTCCATCAACTCCTTCAAAATATCCAACTTCTACTGGTAATTCAGGGTCTGATATATCGATTATGAACGAACCATTGTATTCATCAGTAATATATGCATAATCACCAGAAATGGTGACACTAACTACGGCATCTACTTGAAAATATCCAATTTCAATTGGGTCCTTAGGATCTGATATATCGAGTATAACCAAACCATTGTATCCATCAACCACATAAGCGTATTTGCCAGAAATAGTAACATCTATTGCATCCTCAACTTGAAAATGTCCAATTTTCCTTGGTTGTGCAGGGTTTGATACGTCAACTATAACCAGTCCATTATACCCGTCAGCTATATATCCATACTTCCCTGAAACCACTACGTTGAGGGTATAGTCGCCAGTATCTACACGTCCTATTTGTTTTGGCTGCGACGGGTTTGATACGTCCATTATAACCAGACCATTATACCCATCTGCCACATAGGCGGACTTACCAAATACATAGATGTTCTTTGCGTACTCATAAGTGTCGAAGTATCCAACTTTTTTTGGTTTGCTGGGATTCGATATATCGACTATCGAAAGTCCATTATATTCTCCTCCCACGAATGCGTAGTTACCTGAGATATAAAGACTCTGTATATTTGAATAATCGTTCATGTGGGCAACTTGTTTTGGATTGACAGGGTTCGATATATCGACTATGACCAGTCCATTGTATCCTCCCGCCACATAAACGTAGTTGCCTGAGATGACGAAATCAAATGGAGGAATTAGTTTGAAATTTCCAACTTGTCTCAGCTGCGACGGATTTGATATATCAAGTATAAACATATTGCCTTTGTTGTCGACTAAGTACGCATACTTTCCGGATATGCCAACAGTTTGTGCGTCACCATCGATATTGAACTGCCCGATTTGTTTCATCTGAGTTGGGTTTGATATGTCAATTATTACCAGCCCTCTATCTCTGAAAGACATGTAAGCATATCTTCCAAAAATCACAAGATCAGATAAAAAGTCATCAGAATATGGTAAAATTCCAACTTCTTTTGGCTGAGCAGGGTTCGATATGTCCACTACTATGAAACCAACTGGGTAGTTTAAAATGTAAGCATACTTATTTGAGACAATTACATCATATGAATATCCATCAATACCTAAATGTCCAACTTGCTTTGGCTGAGTAGGATTTGATATGTTAACTATAACCAATCCATTCTCTAAATCTGCTATATAGGCGTAATCGCCTGATACGTAGACCTTTTCTGACCAACCATCAGTGTTAAATTGTCCTACTAATACTGGACTGTTTGGCTTTGAAACGTCAAATATAAGTAATCCTTCAGGTCCACCTGCACACGCGATAATTTTAATAATTCCAGTAGGCTGTGTACTATTCGCTTGCAAGCTTGTTGTAAAAGAAAAAAACAATAAAAAGAGGAACAATGTTACGAACCGAACGAAAAAAACTCTTTTTACCATAATTACACCTCCTTAGATGTAGTGTAAGTTTTTAATATATATATTAGTTCATACAGAATGTCAAATTGACTATTATTGTAACTAATGAACGAAATCAGACTTATTCAGCTGTTTATATAAATTTTCGGATAATAGTTTAAATTTGCGCTTGTTATCATTTATTTACAACAAGCTGTAAAGTTTAACAACTACAATTATCATGCTCAGTAAAGTATATAGTTCAGAGTAGCGAAAGGTCGATGATGTTGTAGAAGAGTTCGGATGACTTTATCTGAAAATTACTCTTGTTTTCTTATGGTTTTGATATGACTTCTGTATTGAACTTCTAAGAATAAGAAATATTTTATTATCTCTCTAAACGTGAGTGAATTTGAACGATTTAGATATACCATTTCAAAAAATAATAAGCGGGCTTTTAAGCCCGCCTTTTTGAATTATGGGGGTTATTAAAATATGTTGTTTAATTCTTGGTAGATTTCTTCGGTTATCTTCTCCTTTACCTCAACAGCTTTTATGTTTTCCTTAAGCTGCTCGAGTGAACTCACGCCAAGAATCACGCTGCTAACGTGTGGATTCTTTAGACACCATGCGATTGAGAGTTGGGACATTGTTACGCCGAGGTCATCCGCGATTTGTTTAATTCTCTTAAGCTTATTCATCGTTTCTTCACCAAATATTCCGCGCTCCTCCATTGTCTTTCTGAGCCACGGCCATTTGTCAAGTCTTGAACCTTGCGGGATACCTTCAAGGTACTTTCCAGAAAGCACACCGGATGCTAATGGACTCCATATTGTTGTCCCCATGCCGTATTTTTCGTACAGCGGAGCGTATTCTTTTTCCACTCTTGCTTTGAAAATGAGGTTGTACTGTGGTTGCTCAACAACTGGCGGTATGCAGTTCAATTCTTTTGCTACCTGGTGGGCTTTTTCTATCTCTTCTGCACTCCATTCGCTTGTCCCCCAGTAGAATGCAAGTCCGCTTCTCAATATTTGATCCATTGTCCACACTACTTCTTCCATTGGGACTTCTGGGTCAGGCCTGTGGCAGTAGAGTATGTCCACATAGTCGAGCTGGAGTCTTTTGAGTGAGTTCCAAGTACCTTCCAAAAGGTGCTTTCTTGAAAGACCTTTGTCGTTTGGACCTTCTCCACCCCAGAATATCTTTGTAGAGATAACTAAGTCTTCTCTTCTGTATTCCTTCAGTATCACCCCGAGCATCGATTCTGCGATCCCGTTTGCGTAAGCTTCCGCTGTATCGATGAAGTTAATGCCATTCTCTACTGCATACCTTACAACATCTTTTGTTGCTTTCAAGTCAAGCTGGTTTCCAAAAGTGAGCCAAGAGCCAAGTGAAACTTCGCTGATTTTTACGCCCCATTTGCCGACTTTTCTGTATTCCATCTCGTCCACCTCCTAATTCAAGGTATAATAGTTCGTATAACGAACAAAAGTATTATACCATAAAATTAAAGGGAGATGCAAGTGGTGCATCTCCCTTATTTTAAGACTGTTAATTATTCTTCTTTTGTTAATTCGTGGATCAATCTTTCTTCGATTATTCTGTTTGTGCCGAATTCGTCCAGTTGCAGATACCATGCAAATGTTTCGACAATCGCTTGGAGTGGTACCATTCCGATTATTTCACTACCGACAACTGGAACACCATACCTTTCGGCTTCTCTTTTGATGGTTTCGAAGACTCTGAAGATTGGTGATTTTTTGTAGTTTGTCAAGTTCATTGAGACTTGAACTATGCCTTTTTCTTTCAGTTCAACGCCCATGGCCTTTACGTATCTGTATCCACCGCTTATATGCCTCACAGCTTTTGCTATCTTGTCTGCTATCTCTATGTTATTTGTTCCCAAGTTTACGTTGAATGCGATCAAGAACTCCCTCGCACCAACTGCAGTTACACCAGCGGTCTCGTGTACTTTATCAGGGCCAAAGTCCGGTTTCCATTTCGGATTCTTTATTTTTTCAAAAAAGCCTTCGAATTCGCCTTTTCGTATCTCGGAAAGGTTTTCCTTTTCAGGAGATGTTGCGCTTCTTTCATATAGATAGACAGGAATGTTGAGCTCTTCGCCTATTCTTTTTCCAAGTTGTTTAGACCATTCTACACATTCTTGCATTGTCGTGCCGATGAGTGGTACAAGAGGAATAACATCCGTTGCACCCATCCTTGGATGCTCGCCTTTATGGTATCTCAAGTCTATCAGTTCAGAAGCCTTTTTTGTCATGTCAAAGAGTGCGTCCAAGACTTGTTCTGGTTCACCAACGAGTGTTACAACGGAGCGGTTGTGGTCTTTGTCCATCGACCAATCAAGAACCTTTACTTTTGGGTATTTGTTCGCTTCTTCGATTATCTGCCTTACAATTTCTTCCTTTCTTCCTTCACTAAAATTTGGAACGCTTTCGATAAGTTTCATTAAGAAATCCCCCTTTCATTTTTGAGCATCACTTGTCTACTGTCTTTTTTATCATATACCACAAGTATAGGTCAAACTTACCTAAGTGTTCTCCGAAAGCGTCTGATACCTTTCTAAGCCTTTCTTCGTAGTCTAAATATTTTTTCTTCGTCCATCCTTTCGGTATCTCTTCGATTAGTCCATATTTGTTCATTACTCTGAGTACGTGCTTGTCGAGTATTGCGTAATTAGTGAACGCTACGTTTCTTAAGAAGTGAGATGTTTCTTTCCAGCCGAGTCCTTTGATGTTCTTTACAAGGTATTCTCTCGGGTCCTCGGTCGATATTACTTCCCTAAGCTTTCCGATTATCCATCTGTTTGTTACTATGTACTGGGCTCGTGCATCCGGGTATCTGTGCCCAACTTCTCTTAGTTTGTCCGCAAGTTCTTCTTGATTTAATGTTGAGAACCCGTGACCAATTAGTTTCTGAGCTTTGATACCTCCCTGCGCACTCCAATTTGCAGTCAAAACGCAGAAGCTTAACTCAGAAAATAGATCGTCTTCGTTACCGTAATTACGAAGATTTTCAAATTCCACCCATCTTTTTTCAACAAGTGGTTTTGCTTCTTCACGAATTTCTTCAAGTTTGTTTAACAGTTCTTCTACCATGAAAATCTCCTCTCAGCTTCCTTAGAAAGTCTGTCCAATTATGAAATAGAAATTCGGATTCGGTACGAATGTTGGGGTTATCGGCAAGCCCCAACCGACTCTTACGAGCCCAAACATAGGAATAACCAAGCCAAGCTCGAAACCAGCAGAAGATTTTATGTTGTCGAAATTGTATGTATTTTCAAGAATACCTACATCAAAGAAAAGTGAGAAATATATCATCTGGTCAGGTTCTTTGAATCTAATTTCATTGTTGTTAAGTACCAAGACTGTGCCTTTTTGGTCTACTTTGACACCCCTTACTTGGTAAGGTCCAGCGAGGCTAAAGTTAACGGGCTCGCCTGATGTTTGGAAGACTTGTGCATTGTAAATGCGTGTAGCAAAGGAGATTGAAGGTGTAAACGGTAAGTGATACGTAGCATCTACAAAGTAGCTTAGAGCGTCAGAACCGTTTTCCGAAACCGGGACGTACTTTGTACCGCTCAGAGTTAATGAATATCCTGTCATCGGCACAAAGAGATTATCGAGCGTTTCGTAAATGTATGAGCCTGTAAAGCTAAGAGTTTTTGAGTTAACGGTTGTGTCTGAGGATACCGTAGTGTCGGTATACGCGGTGCTAAATGAGAATTGGCCAAACTGAGTTTTCAATGTGCTTAAACTTAATGATGCCGAGTACTTTGTTGTCTCGGTTGCGTTTTCTGTTGTTTGGTTGTAAGACAAGGATGTATTAATAATGAGAGGTAATTCAAAAGGTTTCCTTATACCAAAGCTGAAAGACAGATTCGTATTTGATAAAGCTTTCTGTAGTGATATGGAGAAGCTTTCACCGTATCCAAACGGATTCGTGCTTGAAAGTGAGAGAAGTCCTGCAAAACCTTCATACCACGGTTTATCTTTAACTGGTCCCCACGTTACACCGCCTTGGAAGTCAAATTTCTTATCCTTCTCTTCAACTGTCAAAACGATATTTACGTCTGTCGAGGTTGCTTCGGGTTGCTCAAAGTTGATGTTTACCTCTTTGAAAAAGTTGAGTTTCTTAAGTTCTATGTATGTGTTTTGCAAATCTGTTCTATTTAAGTAATCCCCGGGTTTAACGTAGATAAGATCATTGAACACGTATTCTTTCGTGTTTGTATTGCCTTTAATCTTTACTTCTTTTACTTTTGTTTCATTTACTAAAATGTACAGGTACCCATCTTCTCCTGCCTCGAGGTTAAGGTTTATAAAGTACCCAGCTTTCTCGTATTTGACCTTTACTTGCTGGATTTTCTTGAGTATGTCAAGGTTTGTGTAAGTTGCTTCTTTCACCTCGCCAACTAATTCGCTCTCTGATATCAGCGTGTTTCCTT
This window contains:
- a CDS encoding LVIVD repeat-containing protein, which codes for MVKRVFFVRFVTLFLFLLFFSFTTSLQANSTQPTGIIKIIACAGGPEGLLIFDVSKPNSPVLVGQFNTDGWSEKVYVSGDYAYIADLENGLVIVNISNPTQPKQVGHLGIDGYSYDVIVSNKYAYILNYPVGFIVVDISNPAQPKEVGILPYSDDFLSDLVIFGRYAYMSFRDRGLVIIDISNPTQMKQIGQFNIDGDAQTVGISGKYAYLVDNKGNMFILDISNPSQLRQVGNFKLIPPFDFVISGNYVYVAGGYNGLVIVDISNPVNPKQVAHMNDYSNIQSLYISGNYAFVGGEYNGLSIVDISNPSKPKKVGYFDTYEYAKNIYVFGKSAYVADGYNGLVIMDVSNPSQPKQIGRVDTGDYTLNVVVSGKYGYIADGYNGLVIVDVSNPAQPRKIGHFQVEDAIDVTISGKYAYVVDGYNGLVILDISDPKDPIEIGYFQVDAVVSVTISGDYAYITDEYNGSFIIDISDPELPVEVGYFEGVDGVDIAVSGDYAYVVNDDGTVFIYDISDPSQPEFVDYFETYEQITNIAILGKYAYTTSYWDGTMSIFDISNPVQPIEVGYIDVGGYTEAVYVLGNYAYVADVGNGLVIVDISNPENPKIVADLLWVSIYGISGK
- a CDS encoding aldo/keto reductase — its product is MEYRKVGKWGVKISEVSLGSWLTFGNQLDLKATKDVVRYAVENGINFIDTAEAYANGIAESMLGVILKEYRREDLVISTKIFWGGEGPNDKGLSRKHLLEGTWNSLKRLQLDYVDILYCHRPDPEVPMEEVVWTMDQILRSGLAFYWGTSEWSAEEIEKAHQVAKELNCIPPVVEQPQYNLIFKARVEKEYAPLYEKYGMGTTIWSPLASGVLSGKYLEGIPQGSRLDKWPWLRKTMEERGIFGEETMNKLKRIKQIADDLGVTMSQLSIAWCLKNPHVSSVILGVSSLEQLKENIKAVEVKEKITEEIYQELNNIF
- the ftcD gene encoding glutamate formimidoyltransferase, with product MKLIESVPNFSEGRKEEIVRQIIEEANKYPKVKVLDWSMDKDHNRSVVTLVGEPEQVLDALFDMTKKASELIDLRYHKGEHPRMGATDVIPLVPLIGTTMQECVEWSKQLGKRIGEELNIPVYLYERSATSPEKENLSEIRKGEFEGFFEKIKNPKWKPDFGPDKVHETAGVTAVGAREFLIAFNVNLGTNNIEIADKIAKAVRHISGGYRYVKAMGVELKEKGIVQVSMNLTNYKKSPIFRVFETIKREAERYGVPVVGSEIIGMVPLQAIVETFAWYLQLDEFGTNRIIEERLIHELTKEE
- a CDS encoding N-glycosylase/DNA lyase, producing the protein MVEELLNKLEEIREEAKPLVEKRWVEFENLRNYGNEDDLFSELSFCVLTANWSAQGGIKAQKLIGHGFSTLNQEELADKLREVGHRYPDARAQYIVTNRWIIGKLREVISTEDPREYLVKNIKGLGWKETSHFLRNVAFTNYAILDKHVLRVMNKYGLIEEIPKGWTKKKYLDYEERLRKVSDAFGEHLGKFDLYLWYMIKKTVDK
- a CDS encoding BamA/OMP85 family outer membrane protein — protein: MRLRALLVILFSLFLTLSFGFVLKDVQFDGLKTVPKTELEPFYKQYLGKDINNYAIEDIISELDGTGYFDEITYELKDSEANEKILFIKVTENAPVSKINIEISGHGIISKETIQASVTLKEGKAFSFPKFWESIDNIAKMYSDNGYTVATPRTQDKSFAFVYVSGNLGEDNVVNFKVTEYALYNLEFEILSDNKAFNDEFEKIKPSLSLPKYIDYENKNWFLKIFDSGKNYVPTLSTLQGFFQNLSKYVFFKVIDLSVIEEDKDIPAKTLVLTVAENTIVSQPVALKGIRVKGNTLISESELVGEVKEATYTNLDILKKIQQVKVKYEKAGYFINLNLEAGEDGYLYILVNETKVKEVKIKGNTNTKEYVFNDLIYVKPGDYLNRTDLQNTYIELKKLNFFKEVNINFEQPEATSTDVNIVLTVEEKDKKFDFQGGVTWGPVKDKPWYEGFAGLLSLSSTNPFGYGESFSISLQKALSNTNLSFSFGIRKPFELPLIINTSLSYNQTTENATETTKYSASLSLSTLKTQFGQFSFSTAYTDTTVSSDTTVNSKTLSFTGSYIYETLDNLFVPMTGYSLTLSGTKYVPVSENGSDALSYFVDATYHLPFTPSISFATRIYNAQVFQTSGEPVNFSLAGPYQVRGVKVDQKGTVLVLNNNEIRFKEPDQMIYFSLFFDVGILENTYNFDNIKSSAGFELGLVIPMFGLVRVGWGLPITPTFVPNPNFYFIIGQTF